A stretch of the Nematostella vectensis chromosome 1, jaNemVect1.1, whole genome shotgun sequence genome encodes the following:
- the LOC5506449 gene encoding beta-1,3-galactosyltransferase 1, translated as MIRWYILCRPFNVKRALLVLCIAVAFIWLLSSLKGNCEIHIRDDEFYPYVQFNLNDPQVSPVGIENKWFYLAVVVNADPRKPENRKAIRGSWGLANLQRGYIASNQDKLEWKVFFAMGKTGDNSQDSRNIREAEEQNDLLIGNFIDTYNNLVVKTFMSHLWTLRLKCKYVLKTDEDVYIRLPVLISWLRSQGSPARFYGGHVYEGYRAIRDPCSSKWAISKAYFPDYYFPPFCGGAFHVISSDVVPDIVWYTSQRPPFHLDDAYIGVVARDLGIQAVNIPGFNAHDYNTIREFKKSKILKNTLDKKIAIGHRIEPEWIKRFHDYYFPLKSNRPQVVTI; from the coding sequence ATGATACGGTGGTATATCTTATGTCGCCCTTTCAATGTGAAGCGCGCCCTCTTGGTTTTGTGTATCGCCGTCGCATTTATCTGGTTGTTATCCTCCCTAAAAGGAAACTGCGAGATTCACATTCGCGACGACGAGTTCTACCCATACGTGCAATTCAATTTGAATGATCCACAGGTCTCTCCAGTTGGAATTGAAAACAAATGGTTTTATCTCGCTGTAGTAGTGAACGCAGATCCCCGTAAACCTGAGAATAGAAAGGCGATACGTGGATCATGGGGTTTGGCGAATTTACAGCGTGGATATATCGCAAGCAATCAAGACAAGCTCGAATGGAAAGTGTTCTTCGCCATGGGCAAAACCGGCGACAATTCACAAGACTCTAGGAACATCAGAGAAGCTGAAGAACAGAACGATCTATTGATTGGTAATTTCATTGATACTTACAataacctggtagtcaaaacCTTTATGAGTCATCTATGGACACTCAGACTCAAATGCAAATACGTGCTAAAAACAGACGAAGATGTGTACATAAGACTCCCCGTACTTATATCATGGCTTCGTTCACAGGGCTCGCCAGCCCGCTTTTATGGCGGACATGTGTACGAGGGCTATCGAGCAATACGCGACCCCTGTAGCAGTAAGTGGGCCATCAGCAAAGCTTATTTTCCAGACTACTATTTCCCGCCGTTTTGCGGCGGCGCTTTCCATGTTATTTCTTCAGACGTGGTACCCGATATAGTGTGGTATACTAGTCAGCGTCCCCCCTTTCATTTGGACGATGCGTATATCGGCGTAGTGGCGAGAGATTTAGGGATTCAAGCGGTCAATATACCGGGTTTTAACGCACATGACTATAATACTATACGAGAATTTAAGAAAAGCAAGATTTTAAAGAATACTCTAGACAAGAAAATTGCAATTGGGCATCGAATAGAACCTGAGTGGATAAAACGCTTTCATGACTATTACTTTCCGTTAAAATCCAATAGACCACAGGTAGTTACAATTtag
- the LOC5506457 gene encoding receptor-type tyrosine-protein phosphatase F, protein MATRFLIFSALTLFVAEDGLASTSVPLTPPKYLFTRIIDAFTLKLVWQVQTDAPASSIHYRIGLRRGSLEAPETYTRVRGDQGHFVFGNLKPYTYYYFRVQKGDNSGNYGRFSRSIWEETPETEPSAPPTNVTAYNTSSMGIMVFWDQVPAKQRNGHILGYKLCYRKRSDPPITDLCLSLYPLSMHLGGLEPYTEYVITVKAYTNIGDGPPCDPIYVWTDEFVPSRAPVIKSLTSTTTTITVSWSHIPQQFVHGILRGYYIVQYEWHTGKKTIKRVNATTTTITIKDRKMNATYGIKMAGLTRVRGYIRSGQGGPIQNITTKLGCGPPKNVRTSSDCPRCMKVEWAAAELGDPSRAIIDYIVTLASETQAAITKHVGGGQLRVSISDLTPYTRYTITIAARTSDGMGAQSQPVVQETDQDVPGIAPEKVTVKSTGPNSLLVKWSPVPADEVNGELKGYHVYYSSVKSRVRRNSRHGLTQRNKHLIKRSIDSHKRSRHRASFRNIRKRSISHAGVMHALAVNASSRGVEISGLEPNSAYSVEVAAFTIKGSGPKSAPVTVRTEEDVPRKAPTALRVESVTATTITVTWQPLSPLFTNGKLQGYHVIYKKKTADQAVIENMVSVNATILRMTLHGLEPLTTYKIWVAGFTSKGKGPGSKHTEATTLKIVPGKPMQVYVDVTSPTSVQVTWKNPAWGLGIVKSYMVRWVLRGQRSSSPEGESQKIVKVTDSYHRETIIGGLQPYSMYTFTVREESTESGWGPFSDAVDQMMPEDAPSEPLEVSVLKKDGPRLVIQWKRPKSPNGVIRKYIVYYINDEGDVLWDKTVNSELSGDTIQHEHTLPDKTAEYKIRVQAFNSVPGKMSDDLTVQHLSDDSLGYARNSNKYLDHLPWLLVGLGAVVVLLAATFVFVMIRRSRKRAAKNKSTQEITTVPKTFGAHRPVPVPDLKAHCVRFHGYDDSLFIEEYRSLSHLGPRATFEAAQTPYNKTKNRYPNILPYDHSRVVLRARKDSQGSDYINANFVDGYGCPQKYIAAQGPLTETIKDFWRLIWEKGCTTIVMLGDTEHKVKLRSDCERYWPEDGHQEYGDVAVSVVDVTHMTDWTVRTFLVWSTDPECMDKREVTQFQFTAWPDQGVPENTAPLIIFHHKYRYHLSSEETGPILVHCGAGVGRTGTFIAIDSLMDQMVMEGVVDVYGFVAQMRTQRNFMVQTHEQYAFIYDVLRDASLCGITEIPSQEIASSLLVLRDNDPDIIRQRQDEFENLQVCKDEEFERSVAYIRENIVKNRCPDVVPFDTNRIRLSITNDIPCSEYINASYIDSYNEAHEYIATQAPMENTINEFWQMVWEQKCTAIVMLTELQDRGQIESELYWPRDGCVRYGKYIVTKIDEEELDDHTQRVFKLRCHGSMDSLLVYHFQYHNWSAHGMPPRMNGLVFLHEQVQKIQSTEDHGPTVVHCSDGAGRTGVFLALAISIERLEAEDTVDIFQTVRWLRSQRPAFVGSIEQYSCCYQAVKSYLSWRTRATNDYCTA, encoded by the exons ATGGCCACAAGGTTTTTGATTTTCTCCGCGTTGACCTTGTTTGTGGCAGAAGATGGATTGGCTTCGACAAGCG TGCCGCTGACTCCCCCCAAATACCTGTTCACACGAATCATCGACGCGTTCACCCTCAAGCTTGTGTGGCAAGTACAGACAGACGCGCCCGCGAGCAGCATACACTACAGAATAGGTCTGCGGCGTGGCTCGCTCGAGGCTCCCGAGACTTACACTCGAGTTCGCGGCGACCAGGGACATTTTGTCTTTGGCAATCTCAAGCCGTACACGTACTACTACTTTCGCGTCCAGAAAGGAGACAACTCGGGGAACTATGGACGATTCTCCAGATCTATATGGGAAGAGACCCCAGAAACAG AGCCGAGTGCTCCTCCGACAAACGTAACCGCGTACAACACAAGCTCCATGGGGATCATGGTATTTTGGGATCAAGTCCCCGCCAAGCAGCGTAACGGGCACATCCTTGGATACAAGCTGTGTTACCGGAAGAGGTCAGATCCACCAATCACAGATCTGTGCCTCTCTCTCTACCCTCTCAGCATGCACCTCGGGGGACTGGAGCCCTACACAGAGTACGTGATCACTGTAAAGGCCTATACTAATATAGGTGACGGACCGCCTTGTGATCCTATATATGTCTGGACCGACGAGTTTG TCCCATCTCGAGCTCCAGTGATAAAAAGTCTAacctccaccaccaccaccatcacagtGAGCTGGTCACACATCCCGCAGCAGTTCGTACATGGAATCTTACGGGGATACTACATAGTACAGTATGAATGGCATACTGGGAAGAAAACAATCAAGCGCGTCAAtgctaccaccactaccatcacaaTTAAGGACAGAAAGATGAACGCTACATACGGGATTAAAATGGCTGGTCTAACACGTGTCAGGGGGTACATACGCAGTGGCCAGGGGGGACCCATACAGAATATTACAACCAAGCTTG GCTGTGGCCCACCGAAAAATGTGCGAACAAGTAGCGATTGCCCTCGATGCATGAAAGTCGAGTGGGCTGCTGCAGAATTAGGAGACCCCAGTAGAGCCATAATCGACTACATTGTTACCCTGGCGTCCGAAACTCAAGCAGCTATTACCAAACATGTTGGAGGCGGCCAGCTACGAGTGAGCATCAGCGACCTGACGCCCTATACACGGTACACGATAACGATAGCGGCGAGGACAAGTGACGGAATGGGTGCGCAGAGTCAGCCTGTGGTGCAGGAGACCGATCAGGATG TCCCAGGAATTGCTCCAGAAAAAGTCACCGTGAAGAGCACTGGACCCAACAGCCTGCTGGTAAAGTGGAGCCCAGTCCCCGCGGATGAGGTCAACGGCGAGCTAAAGGGATACCACGTGTACTACAGCAGCGTGAAGAGTCGCGTGAGACGTAACAGCCGTCACGGTTTAACCCAGCGCAACAAACACCTGATCAAGCGTTCCATTGATAGCCACAAACGCTCTAGACATCGCGCAAGCTTCCGCAACATAAGAAAGCGTTCGATCAGTCACGCTGGCGTGATGCACGCTCTTGCGGTAAACGCGTCCTCTCGGGGTGTCGAGATCAGTGGACTGGAACCGAACTCGGCCTACAGCGTGGAGGTAGCGGCCTTCACCATCAAGGGGAGTGGGCCGAAGAGTGCGCCGGTCACGGTCCGGACTGAGGAGGACG TTCCGCGTAAAGCTCCAACTGCTTTGCGAGTGGAGTCCGTCACAGCTACCACCATCACAGTCACGTGGCAGCCCCTCTCACCTCTATTCACCAATGGCAAGCTGCAGGGATATCACGTGATCTACAAAAAGAAGACCGCTGATCAGGCCGTCATCGAGAATATGGTGTCAGTAAATGCGACAATACTGCGCATGACATTACACGGACTGGAACCGCTGACTACATACAAGATATGGGTCGCAGGCTTCACTAGTAAAGGCAAGGGTCCGGGAAGCAAGCACACTGAGGCGACAACTCTGAAAATAG TACCCGGAAAGCCAATGCAAGTATATGTTGATGTCACAAGCCCCACTTCCGTGCAGGTCACATGGAAGAACCCGGCCTGGGGCCTGGGGATAGTGAAGAGTTACATGGTGCGCTGGGTCTTACGTGGTCAGCGGTCAAGCAGCCCCGAGGGCGAGTCGCAGAAGATTGTCAAG GTGACCGATTCAtaccacagggagaccatcattGGTGGGCTACAGCCCTACAGCATGTACACCTTCACGGTCCGCGAAGAATCGACGGAATCTGGATGGGGACCGTTCTCGGACGCTGTGGATCAGATGATGCCCGAGGATG CTCCGTCTGAGCCGCTTGAAGTATCTGTACTCAAGAAAGATGGCCCACGACTTGTCATACAGTGGAAGAGGCCGAAGTCGCCGAATGGAGTCATCCGCAAGTACATAGTGTACTACATCAACGACGAAGGGGACGTCCTTTGGGACAAGACGGTAAACTCGGAATTATCAGGAGACACCATTCAGCATGAGCATACGCTACCAGATAAGACGGCCGAGTACAAGATTAGG GTTCAAGCGTTCAACTCTGTACCTGGTAAAATGAGTGACGATCTTACTGTACAGCACCTCTCCGATGATTCCTTGGGATACG CCAGAAATTCCAACAAGTATCTGGACCACCTGCCTTGGCTCCTGGTTGGTCTTGGTGCGGTAGTGGTGCTCCTTGCTGCCACCTTTGTGTTCGTCATGATCAG GAGATCAAGAAAACGAGCAGCGAAAAACAAAAGCACGCAAGAAATAA CAACGGTACCTAAGACGTTCGGCGCGCACCGGCCAGTCCCGGTCCCAGACCTCAAGGCGCACTGTGTACGATTCCACGGGTACGACGACTCGTTATTCATAGAGGAATACAGG AGTCTTAGCCACCTTGGTCCGAGAGCAACGTTTGAGGCGGCGCAGACgccctacaacaaaacaaaaaacagataCCCAAACATTCTACCGT ATGATCACTCTCGGGTTGTTCTTCGGGCCAGGAAAGATTCCCAAGGATCCGATTATATCAACGCCAACTTTGTAGAT GGATATGGATGTCCGCAGAAATACATCGCCGCACAAG GCCCCCTGACGGAGACGATTAAAGACTTCTGGCGCCTGATCTGGGAAAAGGGCTGTACAACGATAGTTATGCTTGGTGACACTGAACACAAAGTCAAG CTGCGTAGCGATTGCGAGCGTTACTGGCCCGAGGATGGCCACCAGGAGTACGGTGACGTGGCGGTGTCTGTGGTGGACGTCACGCACATGACCGACTGGACCGTGCGCACATTCCTCGTATGG TCCACAGACCCGGAGTGCATGGATAAGCGTGAAGTCACGCAGTTCCAGTTCACGGCTTGGCCAGATCAGGGAGTGCCGGAAAACACTGCGCCTCTCATCATCTTCCATCACAAGTACCGCTACCACTTGTCTTCAGAAGAGACGGGGCCTATTTTAGTGCACTGCGG GGCGGGCGTTGGCCGGACAGGGACGTTTATAGCTATCGACTCACTGATGGATCAGATGGTGATGGAGGGTGTCGTGGACGTGTATGGGTTCGTTGCTCAGATGCGCACGCAAAGAAACTTTATGGTGCAAACGCAC GAACAGTACGCGTTCATCTATGACGTATTGCGTGACGCGTCACTGTGTGGCATCACTGAGATTCCGTCACAAGAGATCGCGTCCAGTCTACTGGTGTTGCGTGACAATGATCCTGATATCATCCGACAGCGACAGGATGAGTTCGAA AATCTGCAAGTGTGCAAAGACGAAGAGTTTGAGCGAAGTGTCGCGTACATCAGAGAAAACATCGTGAAAAACAGATGTCCAGATGTTGTACCAT TTGACACAAATCGTATTCGGCTGAGCATCACTAATGACATTCCCTGCTCTGAGTACATCAACGCCAGCTACATAGAT AGCTATAATGAGGCCCATGAGTACATCGCAACACAGGCACCCATGGAAAACACGATCAACGAGTTCTGGCAGATGGTCTGGGAGCAGAAATGTACGGCAATAGTGATGTTGACGGAGCTACAGGACCGGGGACAG ATCGAAAGTGAGTTGTACTGGCCGCGGGATGGCTGTGTCCGTTATGGGAAATACATCGTGACCAAAATTGACGAAGAAGAACTGGACGACCACACCCAGAGAGTTTTTAAGCTTCGCTGTCACGGG AGCATGGACAGCCTCCTGGTGTATCATTTCCAATACCATAACTGGTCAGCACATGGCATGCCTCCTAGAATGAACGGGCTGGTCTTCCTACACGAGCAAGTCCAGAAAATTCAATCCACAGAGGATCATGGTCCTACCGTGGTGCATTGCAG TGATGGCGCAGGTCGCACAGGTGTTTTCTTGGCTTTAGCCATCTCTATCGAGCGTCTTGAAGCGGAGGATACCGTAGACATCTTTCAGACAGTCAGGTGGTTACGATCTCAGCGTCCAGCTTTTGTCGGCTCTATT GAGCAATACAGTTGCTGCTACCAAGCGGTGAAGAGCTATCTGTCATGGCGAACAAGGGCGACGAATGACTACTGTACAGCTTGA